The DNA segment CCGGCTCGGGGAGACGCCTGCAACGCCGGGTCGCCGAGGGGCTCGGGCGGGAGATCGCGTCGGGGGTCCGGCCGGCGGACTCGCAGATCGTGCCCGAGGAGATCGGCCGCCGGTACGACGTGTCGCGCACGGTGGTGCGGGAGGCCTTCCGCGCTCTCGAGGCGCGGGGGATGATCCGGGCCAGGCCGCGCGCGGGGACGCAGGTCCAGCCGGAGAGCTCGTGGAACCTCCTCGATCCTGACGTGATCCAGTGGCGGGCGGCCGGGCCGGCCGGGGAGACACAGCTGCAGGAGCTCCTTCTGCTGCGCGAGGCCGTCGAGCCGGCTGCGGCCCGGCTCTTCGCGTCGAGCGGCCGGACCGCCCGACAGCAGGAGCTGTCGGCTGCGGCGGCGGAGCTCGCCCTCGCGGCCGAGGCCCGATCGCTGCCCCGTTTCACGAGCGCCGATCAGAGCTTCCACCGGGTCCTGGTCGAGGGGTCGGGCAACGCGGTGCTCACCCAGCTGCTCGGCACCATCGCCGCGGCGCTCGACAGCAGGTACGGCAGCGGCGTTCCGACCTTCACCGCCGCCACCGATCGTGCGGTCGACCAGCATCGGCGGCTGGCGGAGGCGATCGAGGCGGGGGACGCCGATCGCGCGGAGAGCGCGGCGCGCACGCTCGTCCGCGACACCGCTGCGGAGATCCGGGCGACGTCGGTCAGCGGAGGATCGATCTGAATCGGAACGATCGGCGACGCCATCGTCCGGCGACGATCACTCCGGGCTCGCGAGGCCCTCGTACGCGCGGCTGGGGATCTGCGTGGCGAGCTTGCCGCCGCTGATGTCGACGAGCGTGCCGGTGATGTAGCTCGCGGCGTCGCTGGAGAGGAAGCAGAGCAGGTCGGCGATGTCGTCGGGCGTGCCCCAGCGGCGCAGGGTCAGCGTGTCGAGGAGCCGTGCCTTCGCGGCCTCCGGCATGTCGGCGAAGCCGTTCATCGCCGTGGGGATCATCCCCGGCGCGTAGGCGTTGACGGTGATGCCCCACGGTCCCAGCTCGCCGGCGAGGACCCGGGTGAACTGCACGACGGCCGCCTTCGACGCTCCGTAGGCGGCGGCGCCGATGCTCGGGACGATCGCCGCGAACGAGGCGGCGTTGATGATGCGACCGCCACTGCGCGCCTTCATCACCGGGATGACGGCCTGCGACACGAGGAAGGTGCCGCGGACGTTCACGTCGAACGCGGCGTCCCAGCGCGACGGATCGAGGCTCTCGACGGTGCCCTCGACGTTGATGCCGGCGTTGTTCACCAGGACGTCGACGTGGCCGAACCGCTCGACCACCGCGTCGATCGCTGCCCGCACGGATGCCGGATCCGTCACGTCGCAGACCAGTTGCTGCGCGTCGCCCGAGGGGGAGGGGAAGGCCAGGTCGAGGGCGGCGACCCGGGCGCCCTCGGCGAGGAAGCGGTCGACGATCGCGCGGCCGATGCCGCGCCCGCCGCCGGTGACCACGACGACCAGACCGGTGAGATCGATGAGCACGGCAACCTCCTAATAGTATGATTAATAGTTCGTCACCGT comes from the Rathayibacter festucae DSM 15932 genome and includes:
- a CDS encoding FadR/GntR family transcriptional regulator; the encoded protein is MPVDSALEASGSGRRLQRRVAEGLGREIASGVRPADSQIVPEEIGRRYDVSRTVVREAFRALEARGMIRARPRAGTQVQPESSWNLLDPDVIQWRAAGPAGETQLQELLLLREAVEPAAARLFASSGRTARQQELSAAAAELALAAEARSLPRFTSADQSFHRVLVEGSGNAVLTQLLGTIAAALDSRYGSGVPTFTAATDRAVDQHRRLAEAIEAGDADRAESAARTLVRDTAAEIRATSVSGGSI
- a CDS encoding SDR family NAD(P)-dependent oxidoreductase produces the protein MLIDLTGLVVVVTGGGRGIGRAIVDRFLAEGARVAALDLAFPSPSGDAQQLVCDVTDPASVRAAIDAVVERFGHVDVLVNNAGINVEGTVESLDPSRWDAAFDVNVRGTFLVSQAVIPVMKARSGGRIINAASFAAIVPSIGAAAYGASKAAVVQFTRVLAGELGPWGITVNAYAPGMIPTAMNGFADMPEAAKARLLDTLTLRRWGTPDDIADLLCFLSSDAASYITGTLVDISGGKLATQIPSRAYEGLASPE